A region from the Hydra vulgaris chromosome 10, alternate assembly HydraT2T_AEP genome encodes:
- the LOC136086358 gene encoding uncharacterized protein LOC136086358, producing MKQVGVDLIKLPASNGFNYVIVLIDYFSKWTEAEPLIDKTAISVALFFYKVICRHGCFQIQINDQGREFVNTVSIALHEMTGVQQRVTSAYYSQANGLQERQNQTIKKAIIKVLNENVLGWVSVLDGNLFALRVEVHD from the coding sequence ATGAAGCAAGTTGGtgttgatttaattaaattacctGCATCAAATGGATTCAATTACGTTATTGTTCTTATTGATTATTTCTCTAAGTGGACTGAAGCTGAACCTCTTATTGACAAAACAGCAATATCagtagcattatttttttacaaagttatttgcagACATGGttgttttcaaatacaaataaatgaCCAAGGTCGAGAGTTCGTAAATACAGTATCTATTGCACTGCACGAGATGACTGGAGTTCAGCAACGTGTCACCTCGGCTTACTATTCACAAGCCAATGGCCTTCAAGAGAGACAGAATCAGACAATTAAGAAAGCCATTATCAAGGTCTTAAATGAAAATGTCTTAGGTTGGGTATCAGTTTTAGATGGAAATCTTTTTGCTCTACGTGTTGAAGTGCACGATTGA